The Candidatus Aenigmatarchaeota archaeon genome segment GCATGAAGCTTCCAAGGAATCCTCTGCCACAGAGCCCGAAAATAATCCATTCAAGCGCGCCTGACCTGATTAATCAGGCAAATACTTTAGAGAGCAGCGCTGAACTCAGTATGAATATTTACGCCCCAACTGCCTTGGATTCAGACTACTATGCGTTTGAGGTTCTGGCCTATGTTTTAGGAGAGCCCGGCTTAACTTCCCGACTTTTTAAATCATTGAGCCGGGAGAAAGGCCTTGCCTATGGAATTGGGGCCAGTTATGATGCGGCGCTAAGCACGGGAACGCTTAGAATTAGAGGAAAAGTAGACTCATCCAAGGCGGAGCAGGCGATATCGGCAATTTTCGAAGAGATGCAACGCCTTCAGGATGAAGAGGTTTCCGTATCAGAGCTTGCCGAAGCAAAGAGAAAAGTGAAGTACCAGGCAGGGAAGGCAGAGGAGCTTAATGCCTGGCGGGCGAGTTTAATCAGTAGGGATATGGACGGATACCATAATACTGCAGAAATCCTCGCAGGAATTGAAAAAGTTACTGCAGAAGACGTGCAGAAGGCCGCTCAAAAGTATCTCCCAAGCGACCTTGCCGGAAACTACGCACTTCTTCTAAGAGACCCTCTCAAAGACCGGAAGGGCCAGACAATTGACGAGTGGGTGGCGTCTTACGTGAAGTCAGTGTCAGGCGAGCCGTCCGTAAGTGAGGGCATTTGAGCATGGCCTCAGAATTTCGAAAAGGCGAATATGGAAACCGGGCAGAGATTATGATTCTGGTTTTTCAAACTCAGTAGCTCATTGTTTCTGCAGAGTCCCATTTCTGGTAGCTTTTCTGCAGGAAAGAGTGCCCCAGCGGGAAGAGGAGGGCGCTAAGCAGGAGCAGATACTGGCTGAAAAGCGGAAGGAATATCAGCGTGACAAGAATCGGGCAGGTGAGAAGGGAGTAGGACAAAAAGACCTTTGCGTTATACAGGAGTATGTTTGGCTGGAGCCCTGCAACCCTGATTGTGACAGATAGCGAGTAAAAAGAAGTGGCAAGGAAAACGAGGGTGGCGAGGGGCAGGTAACTGGAGTATCCGAGAATGGCGCCTGCAAGCCAAAGGACAATGATGCAAAGCAGGTCGAGCACCATGAAGCCGCGCACCTTGCTTTTTATGAGGTCTGACTGCTTAAGCGGGAAAAACCCGTATGATGTGAAAAGGTCAAACTCAGTCAGCCAGTTGTAAATGGTCGAGGAGATTGCCCCGAAAAAAACTGCGAAAATGTAGAGGAAATTTATCCCTGGCATAAAGCCGGTAAGGGTTTGAAGGATTGCCCATACCAGCCCAAGGGGAATCAGGAGGGAAAATACGAGCTTTGCAATCCCGCCTTCGCTTCGGCGCATGTCAAGGAAGTCTTTTGCTATGAGGTGCGAATACTGCCCAAAAGGCATAATCTTCGTCAGGGGAGAGAGGGAATTGTTGAATCGCCTTCTTTTGTCGGGGTAGTCGACTTTCAGGAAATTTATCGAAACTGCCGAAAGCAGGATTATTGCGGCAAGAGTTACCAGGACCTTCTGGGGCGAAGGCGAATAAAATATCGAGAGGGGAGTAAACAGCTCGAGCGGGCTTGTGCTGTATCTGATAAGGAGTGCTGCCAGCCCCAAAATTCCGGCAAGAACTGCGAGAAGGGCCTTTCTGGAATGCACGTAGACCGTCGAGAGAAAGAAAACCACCGAAAGCCCCAAGAGAAACGAGAGGGTGGCGGTCAGGAGAAGAAGCCCGACATGGTACGAGCTTATTCCAAGGAGAGGGGAAGCAATAGCAAGGCCGAGAATCGGGGGAAGAACCCAGAGGAAGAAGTAGAAGATTATGTCTTTGACAAAGAAGTTTGCAAATATTTCCTTTTCAGAAAGGGGGAGGGTTCTTGAAGAATACGTAATCATGCTCGCCTGCCCGAACCTTCGGTTCATAATCTCTCGCCCGAAGAGGCCGAAAGACCCGACGCTGACCCCGAAAAGAAGGTATATCAGGTGAAACACGCTTATCATCCTGCCAAGGGAATATATGGCCTGGAGGGCAGGAAGCATAAGCGAACCCAGGAAGGAAAAAGCCGCAAGCATTACGGGAAAAAGCGCGAAGTTAATCCCCCCGAACATCTTCGAGTGGACTCTCCATTCTTCCTTAACCATTGCCTTCAGGACAACAAGAGCCATCTTATCCACCGACAAGCTCCAAAAAGAAGGATTCGAGCCGCTTTCTTTTTTTCAGCAGGGGGTTCATCTTTCCCTGGTAAATGAGCTTTCCCTGGTCGAGGACTCCAATGCTGGTGCATATCTCTTCGGCAATCTCAAGCACGTGAGTCGAGAAGAATACTGTTCCGCCACGGAGCGTGTATTGGCGGAGGTAATCCTTTACTTTTTTCTGGATAACCGGGTCGAGATTTATGAGGGGCTCGTCGATAAAGACCATTTCGGGCTCGTGCATGAAGCACTGGGCGAACATGAGCTTCTGCCTTGTCCCCCTTGAGAGGTCCTTGCAAAGAACCGTTCTCTGGTCCTGGAACCGAAGGCGCTTAAACCACTCGTCGCACCTTTCCTTTATTTTCTTCTTCTCCATTCTTCTTATAGAGCCGGCAAAGTGGAGGTATTCTTCTGCCGTGAGAAATGAGGGGGGGTTTTCCTGCTCAGGCATAACCCCTATGGCGGCCCTTACGCCGATAGGGTCTTTAAGGACGTCGAGGCCCAGAACACTTGCCTTTCCTCTTGTGGGCTTTATCTGCCCGGTAAGCATCTTTATCATGGTAGTCTTTCCTGAGCCGTTTGCCCCCAAAAGCCCGAAGAGTTCGCCCTTTGAAACCGAAAAGGTCGTGTTGTTTACCGCGGCAAGGGGGCCAAACTTTTTGGTCAGCCCCCGCGCCTCAATTACGGCTTTCATAAACTATACCTGGGATTTAGAGAATATAGTCAAATTGAAAGGTAGGCTAATCTTTTTTAGAAGCATCCCACATAATCTCAAAGTAGCTCTGATAGGTGTCTGCAAGCTCTTTGCTCTTTATCCTTATGGAAAGAAAAGGGTCTGAGCAGATTATGATGCCAACCCTATCTCCGTAGATTATCGTTGTTGCCCGGTAAGAGTATTTTTCAGGCAAAAATCTCATTGTCGTGGTCTTTGATTTTATTATATCAGGCCTTTTCTTTATCAGCTCCCTTTCGTGGATATTTTCCCTTTCAAGCGCCTTCATGAAGTGTGTCAGGAAGAAATCGATCTTTTTGCTCCTTACGTCTTCGGAAATAATGCAGTAGTCTTTCTTTTTTTCAAGAATCTCATCCACCATTGCTTTCATTCCTTTCGTTCCCCTGAAAATTTCGACCGCTGGCTCTTGCTTTTCCTTTAATTGGGACATTTTTTTTAGCTTTGGAAGAATCTCCATCAGGGCCGCTTCTTTTTCCTTAAGCTGATGAAGCATCCTTTCCGGATCAGACGCCTTGAACTTCTTGGCCTTGTTTTCGGTAACGAAGGATGCAAGGCCTTTTTCAACAAGCGACTCAAGAATCCGGTAAGTTTGTGTTCTCTCTATTTTTGTCTTTCTTGAAACCCCAAGGACCGAGGACTCTCCAATCATGAGAAGCGCAAGATACACTTTTGCTTCTTTTTTGTCCAGCCCAAGCCGTTCCAAAACTGCATCTTCCATAATAGTAGAGGGTATATAAATACTTGATGTGTAATTTGCACAACAAGGAAACAAATAGATAAGGATACTACTATGTTTAGGTGAGAAAAATGGCATGGAAAGAAGTTGAGACTACCCTTGCAGCAAGGGATTATCCCTGTAGAGCAGACAAACTGTTTTGGGAGCTTTCAGGCGATGTCTATGCCAGAAAAGTGGACAATGTATCTGTGGCTAGTGGCGACAACTCTATGAAACTAAAGTCCTACGCCAGAGATGGAGTGGATGCAAATGTGGAACTGGCTCTGGGAAAAGGCCGATTTGATGATATTTGCTCAATACTTCCGCACGTTATTTCTTCAACAGGGAACCGTAAGGAGAAGGCTTATTCCCTTGATGTGGGCTTGAATCTGGGAAGATTTGCCGAAGGTGAAGGCGGGCTTAAAGTACCGTACTTGGAGCATGTGGTCTATAGTCCGGAAGAATCGGGCAAAAGTTCCAAGGGATATGACCCTAAGAACTTCTTGGTGTCGCTGGTGTTTCCGGAAAATATTCGAAGGAAACTTGAGCATTACGGGGATTGTTCTGCCATGGATAAGGATTTGCCGGAAGCCGAGCTTGCGTTGCTTATTGGAGAGGCTGCCCTGAAAGACGGCTTCGAAAGATCTGAGAAGGTCTATAAGTGCGTAACTCCCGTATGCCCGCCTCCAATGAGAATGGACTATAATGAGCTGCTGGACTTCATAAGAAAAAGCCCCAGTTTAAAACTGGAGGGCAGATATGTTGAGAACACAAAGGGTGGAAAAAAGGAGTCGGTTTTGGCAGATATTACCCCCAGCCATCTTTCCCTGGAGTGTCTTTTGATAGACCGGTATAATACAAAGCTTAGCCGCGATAAGCTGATAACGCCCATATTGGAATCCACTGAAGTTGAGTTCAGCCCCAGCGCTGCAATTGGGCTTAATGAAAGATACGAAGGTTTTTTTGAAACCTTGGGCAAGGGCTTTGCCAAGAATGTGCGGGCTTTGGGCAAAAGAAAATTCCTTGCTGGTAAGCGCACTTCAGTAAGAGACTCCCGTGGAGCCATGAGGGAACTGGGATCCATTCCTTTATCTGCCGGCTATAAGTTGCTGGATGAACCTTTGGGCCTCAGTGAGAGAAAAGAGCAAGCCAAGAGAGAAGCAGAGCTCAAGGACTTCTTTGAACGCACTCTCTCCAAAGGCGGGGTCAAAAGGCCGGATGGAAGCACCTGCCTGGCGGTAATGGACAAGAAGTGCCTTACGGATAAGTTTGATGAAAAGAGGAAAGAGGGTGTTTGAGGTGACTGAAAATGGGACTAAAGCAAACGAAGATATTGGGCAGGCCTTACCCTGATGAGCAAATGCTCGTGTATGAGGGCCCGGAAGTCTTTCAGGTTGGAAATCTCCTCTATAAAGAGCTATTTGCCCATGGGAGAATATTCTCAGACGTGGGCAAGAAGCGATTCATACAGCGCTCACTTAACTACCGGGAACTGAAAAAAAGGACGGGTCTAGAGGAATCTCGTCTTAAGGCCGCTCTTGTTAATCTCCTTGAGCAGAATTGCGTGCAGTTACTTGATGGGAGGTATATCATGAATCTGGGTGGTGCGTCAGCTCTCGAGGAATATGTGGCAGAGTGCGAGGTGCAAGGCGTAAGTCTGCCCCTGGCAAAGGGGGGCTTGAGGTGACGGAAAATGGCAAAAGTATATAGAGGTTCTGGCTTAAAGTTAGATAGTCCCTTGCTGAGAGAGTTATACGAACAAAAAGACAGGGATGAAATGAGGCCCCATGGGTGGGAGATTGATGGCTATTTTAGTAAGGCAATCCGCAGTGTGCATCGGGAGATAAATGAGTTCAAACATGGAACTAACGGTGAAATCCTGAAAGAAAGGAAAAGGCTGGCAATAGCGGCGGGAAAGGCATTCGATAGCCCTAAAGACCTGCATTGTAAGGGTTGCGGGGGGGAGGTTTCAGCAGCTAGGGATAAGAGCTACACCCTGCCTATAGTCAGGTACTATTGTGCTCCATGCAGTGAATGGTCTCGTAGGTTCATGCTTAACCGTTCCCTTGAAGACTTGAGGGACTGGAGAAACAATCCCCGGGGCACTATCGAAGAAGATATAAAGAAGGGTACTAATTGGAGGAAAATTAACGTAGAATCTGACAGAAAAGACCTTGAGGATTATCTGGAAGCTTCAAAAAAACAGAAGTATTACGTCCATATGGAAGATGTTGGATATAAGTGCCCTCACTTCGATTGCGGTTTGGTTATAGGGGGCGAACCAATTCCTTATACTACTGAGGACGAGAAGAAAAAGAGAATTTATGTCTGCGGCGTTTGCGAAAGAGAAATCTGAATGCCGGGCTGAGTCCGGACACCATTCTCTTTTTGTGCTTGCCAGAGTATCAGGTTGAGCCGGTCGCCATAAGTGATAAATGCTGCTGGGGTGATTCTCAGTATTAGGTTACCCCCTCGAAAATTTCTCTTCAGGAGCAAATCTTCACCTAATCTTCAGGGCTTGTTTTTGAAGCATTCCAGATTATGTCAAAATAGGAGCGAAACGCCTTGGCAAAGCAGGGGTCTTTTATGCTTATCACCAGGGGGTCCGATTGCCAGAGTATCAGGTTGAGCCGGTCGCCGTAGGTGATGAATGCTGCCGGGGAATTGTTCTTTTCGGGGTAATATCTTGCCTCTATAGTTGGGCAAAACGCCTTTACTTTCTCTACTTCTTCTTTAGCTTCTTTTTTGTTTGCAACAATAGTCCTGCCAAGTGGAATGGTGGTCTTCAGGTTTTTGAGTGGATGCACCAGCCGATGCCCCATTATGCCCATCATCTGCATCGAAGCCCCCAGCGCCAGAACCGGCTTTCCTGCTTTTGCCATATCCAGGAACATGGACTTTACTGCGGCTTTTCCTTCAAGGACTTTTATCTCCCTTTCCGCTTTGTTAGAGGAATAGTATTTTTCAAGCGTTGGGTAAATTTCCATTATCGCGTTCATTTTGCCTTCCAGTATCTCAATCAGGCACTTGGGGTCGACGGGAGAATAATAATTTCGCCCTTCCCGGTTTACATGTGAAGCAAGGCCTTTTCTTTCAAGAACTGACAGCAGGTCATAAACCGTTGCCTTGTGGACCTTTAGCTTTGAAACCAGGGCGGGAGCGGTTGTTTCCCCGGTTTTTAGGAGAAGGTGGTATAGCTTTGACTCAAGGTCAGTCAGTCCAAATTCCCTTAATGCTACTTCAACCTCCATAATATGGTATATAAATACTTAGGTAGTAGGATTTGCGACGACGAAATTAAACAGCAGGAAAATGCAATCACGAGTATGGGACAAAAAACATTAGTTGGAGGATTTAGCACAAAGGAGCTTACTGTGTGCGCCCTTTTTGGAGCGCTGCTCTTTTTCCTGGTTTTCCTTTTGGGGGCAGGGGTGGTGACTGTAACGGGGATCCCTGTTTCAGGTGGGCTTGCAAACATGATGGTGGCTCTTCTGGTGCTTACTATTGGAAAGAGGATTGTCGATAGATTTGGCTCTGCTGCGCTGATATGTGTGGTGTCAGGAATACTTGCAATACCGACCATCAGCTGGGGCCCTCCAGGTGTTTACAAGGTATTCCTTCTCTTGGCTATAGGGCTTGCCTATGACATTCCCTATCATTTGCAGAGGCAGAACCGGTGGAGAGAATTTATAGCAGGCGGCACGGTAGGGGTTATTGCTGCGCCAACAATGTACTTGTTTCTCTCTGTCCTGGGCCTTCCTGGAGCGGACAAGCTGGCGCCTTTAGTGGCAGTTTTCATGGTCGTCTACGCAGTCCTTGCCTCGGCTGGCGCGCATTTTGGAAAATGGATATATGAAACCAAGCTAAAGAACCGGGCTTTTTTGAGGGCGCTTAGCTAGATGAGGTGACAAAAATGACAGATTCCATTTCTTTAGTGAACACTAACTATGCTTCTAACCCCATGAACCTGATGGGGAAGCCAAGGCCGGAAGGCATTTCTTCTCCGGCGGTCAGGCCGCAGCTTGGCCTGGCATCCCTTGGCGCTTACTTGGGGTGTTATATGCCTGAAACTAAAGTCTATCTGGTCGATGCTGTTTTGGAGAATCTGGCTCCTGAGGAAACCGCAAAGCGCGCATTGAATGAAGCTCCGGGAGCCATTGGCGTTTCGTCTACCTACCACAACCTGAAAGAGGCCTTGGGAGTGTTAAGGAGCGTAAAAAAAGATGCTCCTGATACCATTACAATTCTTGGTGGGCCTGGGGCAAGGTCCCTTTTCGACATTGCTGGCGGAAAAGATGTGGAGTATGTAAACTACGCGGTTATGGGGGACGGGGAATTGGATTTAGAAAGAATACTTGAAAAAGCCAGCATCCCAAAGGAAACTCAGTTCACTCAGGATTTTGTGTCTCTCAACATACTGCCAAGCGCCTATGACCTAAACCCGGAAACGGAAAGGCCATACCTGGACATGTTTGATGTTGAAGGGTATTTTAAGGCAAACAGGGAGCTTGGGTTTCACGGAAGGCCAAGCGATGGAAAGCTCTTGACTGACTACACCTGCAAGGGTTGCGGCTGGAGAAGGTGCGCACACTGCAGCACAGAAACTCCCTGGCGGGGTAGAAGCCCAAAGCGGCTTGGGCGGGACTTACAAAACATTAAGGACTTTTACGGGGAGAACTGTGAGCTTTTCATTGTAGATGATAACCCTACTACGGGGCCGGATAGTTGGATAATTGAAACTTACCGGACACTTGGAGAGTCTGGCTTTCCCTGGCATACTCAGATAAGGGTGGACGAAGCGCTTAAAAAATGCGGCGGAAAGCTTCCACAGATAATGGCCGACTCTGGATGTACAAGCGTTTCCATTGGCGCAGAAAGCGGTTCCCAGAAAGTCCTGGATGCACTGAAAAAGGGGATAACTCCTCAGCAAACCCTGGAT includes the following:
- a CDS encoding ABC transporter ATP-binding protein, which codes for MKAVIEARGLTKKFGPLAAVNNTTFSVSKGELFGLLGANGSGKTTMIKMLTGQIKPTRGKASVLGLDVLKDPIGVRAAIGVMPEQENPPSFLTAEEYLHFAGSIRRMEKKKIKERCDEWFKRLRFQDQRTVLCKDLSRGTRQKLMFAQCFMHEPEMVFIDEPLINLDPVIQKKVKDYLRQYTLRGGTVFFSTHVLEIAEEICTSIGVLDQGKLIYQGKMNPLLKKRKRLESFFLELVGG
- a CDS encoding B12-binding domain-containing radical SAM protein, with product MTDSISLVNTNYASNPMNLMGKPRPEGISSPAVRPQLGLASLGAYLGCYMPETKVYLVDAVLENLAPEETAKRALNEAPGAIGVSSTYHNLKEALGVLRSVKKDAPDTITILGGPGARSLFDIAGGKDVEYVNYAVMGDGELDLERILEKASIPKETQFTQDFVSLNILPSAYDLNPETERPYLDMFDVEGYFKANRELGFHGRPSDGKLLTDYTCKGCGWRRCAHCSTETPWRGRSPKRLGRDLQNIKDFYGENCELFIVDDNPTTGPDSWIIETYRTLGESGFPWHTQIRVDEALKKCGGKLPQIMADSGCTSVSIGAESGSQKVLDALKKGITPQQTLDAVKAFGDAGIKTSMFLMYNCPEEDKSDLDRTLEMARKAIETGNIESVLAFEYVPIPGSRAYRQRRPGGNIKQGEKEYFRDKLLEIGRGKAAVIPGTYK